The Pseudalkalibacillus hwajinpoensis DNA window CCCACGTGCCCCACGATGAACCAATAAAATAAGAGATAAAGGCGCCTACTAAGAAAAGAACTGGGGGCACAAATAACGCAGGGATCCAATCAAGATTGGCCGTTACAAACTCAGAAAAGCCTAGAGCTTCGGCTGAGGCGGCAAGCCCCCATACAACCGTGAGCAGAACGATTACAGGCATCATATCATTTCCACCTTCGATAAAGAAACGGACGAGCTCTTTTAATGAAAATCGCTGGAATAAATAGAGCAAAAACGTAAAGAGTACGGTAGTTAAGAGAGCAAATACCATTGCATCAAGCACATCAGCTTCAATAAAAGCATTCACAGGTGAGGTGAAGCCTTTTTCAAACCCACTCCAGTAGGTTAACAACAGGGTTAGTAGTATAACGCCACCTAGCGGCAGGGCTAAATTAAATGGTTTTGATGGAAGTTCTTTCGCTACAGCTGGATGGCAATCTTCCCATTTGTCATCCAGCTTTTTCTCAGGATTACCTGCATCTGTTGCTGGCTTTTTACGATCATGGAAGAAACTTAAATAAAAACCGATAAGAATGATGCTGATCGAGAAAAAATTATATGGAATGCTTTGTAAAAAAAGACGATAACCATCTCCTTCGATACCTTCAGCTCTGATAGAAAGTTGTACAACTGAAGACATATAACCAACAAAAGCCGTCGCTATTGGCATTAAGACAATAATGGGCGTAGCGGTTGTTTCGATCACGAATCCAAGCTCCTGAGGTGTGATTTTCACTTTATTTAACAGAGCTTTCATTATTGGTGCTACTGTTACAATACGGAAGCTCGGTGCGCTAAATGTTCCTAACGTGGAAAACCAGGTAAGCATAAGAGCTCCTTTTTTTGAGCTAATTTTCGAAGAGGCCGCCTCAACGAATCCCTTGATCCCTCCTGTGAACTTCATCATGCCAATAAGACCAGTAAACATATATAGAAAGAGAATGATTTTAATATTGTTCTCATCTTTTAAACCGCTCATTATAAACTCATAAAACTGCT harbors:
- a CDS encoding Na+/H+ antiporter NhaC family protein, whose product is MKTKLVIPGLTAGLLIASFLYKPGVITGFQQFYEFIMSGLKDENNIKIILFLYMFTGLIGMMKFTGGIKGFVEAASSKISSKKGALMLTWFSTLGTFSAPSFRIVTVAPIMKALLNKVKITPQELGFVIETTATPIIVLMPIATAFVGYMSSVVQLSIRAEGIEGDGYRLFLQSIPYNFFSISIILIGFYLSFFHDRKKPATDAGNPEKKLDDKWEDCHPAVAKELPSKPFNLALPLGGVILLTLLLTYWSGFEKGFTSPVNAFIEADVLDAMVFALLTTVLFTFLLYLFQRFSLKELVRFFIEGGNDMMPVIVLLTVVWGLAASAEALGFSEFVTANLDWIPALFVPPVLFLVGAFISYFIGSSWGTWGILMPLGVSLGNSTGTDLPLVIGAVFASGTFGAFSSPLSDNTNTIARILQLNPMTYAKFKLGPALIGAGTAAVGYFIISFVI